A DNA window from Streptomyces parvus contains the following coding sequences:
- the bldC gene encoding developmental transcriptional regulator BldC, with the protein MTARTPDAEPLLTPAEVATMFRVDPKTVTRWAKAGKLTSIRTLGGHRRYREAEVRALLAGIPQQRSEA; encoded by the coding sequence ATGACCGCTCGCACCCCTGATGCCGAGCCGCTGCTGACCCCGGCTGAGGTTGCCACGATGTTCCGCGTGGACCCGAAGACGGTCACCCGTTGGGCCAAGGCTGGCAAGCTCACGTCCATCCGCACGCTCGGTGGACATCGCCGGTACCGCGAGGCAGAGGTCCGCGCACTGCTTGCGGGTATTCCGCAGCAGCGCAGCGAGGCCTGA